The Trichomycterus rosablanca isolate fTriRos1 chromosome 6, fTriRos1.hap1, whole genome shotgun sequence DNA segment CTAGAATTTTCACTGGCCTGTATGGTAATAACTTTACTTAACTTGTTTTCTAGTCATTTTGTTTGTATCCATCAGGTTCTCGTTTCTCCACCCCTCTTTCCATACTAAAATTGAGTAAAAAGCGGGCACTGTCCATTTCACCTCTGTCTGATGCAAGTGTGGATCTGCAGACTGTAATTCGCACCTCACCCAACTCACTGGTGGCATTTGTCAACTCACGCTGTGGGCAAAATGCCGCCAGCTCATATGGACACTTATCTGTGGGGGCTTTAAGGTAAGTGGCTTTGTCGTATGTTTGAAGAAATGTTTAGTGATTACACTAGTGATTACAAGGTAAACTACACCACTATAAAAAGTATTTTACAATGCTATCCAATTAACAAGAAAGTCTAAAATTTTTAGATTTTAAGCTGAGTAAAAAGAGTCAGAGAGGAAATGATTTCCCTAGAAAGACTGGGTGCAGGGCAGTATAAAgaaattttaattttgtgtttgattTGCCTCCTTGTTTAACTGTTATTTTTCCTAACCAGTCAGTGAAAAGGAGCTCCCTCACAGCTTTTTTGTAAAGAGCGAATTGTCATTCTTATGTACAACTCATTTCAGataaatacagtaaacattACTGTTGTAAAACACTTTAACCATGGCTCTTTACTGTGCCACTGGTACTAAAACTACATTAAAATGTTCAAATACTGCAACATAAAGATCTAATTAAGTAATACGTCCTTTGTTTTCctcttttgtgttgctgcagtcCTTCAATGGGTTACTCAAGCTCCACAAACTACCAGTCCAGGCCTCAGGGGAACATGTATGGAACACCACTTGGTCACTCGCCCGCTCCATGCCATGGCGCCCCAACTCGTCTGCCTCCGCACAACCCTCGTCTTAACCCTATTCTAAAACAGGGACATGTAAGgcactatatattttatatgtactttcttggttttttttttaattacctgGAATTTGACCTTTTATGATGTGCCTTTCTAGCTGAAGACAGAACCCATCTTAGGTAGCCTGATGGATGGAATTAACGTGAAGAGTTTAGAAGAGCATTCGGATGATGTGGCCAGTCCATCCTCCACTGGAACTCAGGTACCACATGATATTTAAATGTTACCGCTTTTTAAAGGTTTTATAATAAAAGTGCTTTTTCTCACAGCCTTTTACATCTTATATTGGATATGTGGATATTTGCAGGCAAATTCTAATAACGTTAATCTGCCTCAAGTAGCTCTTAGTCCTTTTTTATACTGAGCacatcatttaaacatttaaaaattaatgtAATAATCTGGTCATAGATTGGAGTTGTGTGATGTAAATATGCCCTAAAAGCATTTCTAAAAACACAGGAGTCAATCAATCTGTAAGGAACAAACTGGATTTTTTATTACTGTCACTACTGTCATTAGATGATCAActgcaaaaataacagtaaacgCACAACATGAAATGTCATAgaggtaataataaaaaatagaaccTGTGGGTTACAACAAAAGACTTGTTAAAGTCTTTTACAGGACAGTGTAATCCCTTTACCAAGCTTTATAGAAGCTGAATGATGCAACAGCAATCTTACGATTACTGTTTATGCAAAATGGtcaaataaagacattaaaaTCACAGTCTTTGCATTAGCTTTGTCTCTTAATGTTAATATGAAGACCAGACCACATCAAAAGAGTGAAATGTTTAATGGTTTAGGTTTAATGGTTTGCAACTGCACATACAATGCCATTTTAGGTCTGGTCTAAATAGCAGTTtgcttatatataataaataaaataagcattataatatagtaaataaatataatataataaatataatatgtgTGTTTTGTAGGATCCTCTTCTTGGTCTTCTTGAAGGCAGAGATGATCTAGATAAAGAGGAGAAACCAGAACCCGAGGCCATCTATGAGACCAACTGCCACTGGGAGAGCTGCAGCAGGGAGTTTGACACCCAGGAACAACTTGTGCATGTAATAGAAATTTTGTGGATGACCTCTGAATAGATTTCATTATTTGATTTGTCTTTGTTAACCTGATTTATTCAATCTGATTCCATCTGCAGCACATCAATAATGAGCATATTCATGGTGAGAAGAAAGAGTTTGTGTGCCATTGGACGGACTGTTCTCGTGAACAGCGCCCTTTTAAAGCTCAGTACATGTTGGTGGTACACATGCGGAGACACACTGGGGAGAAACCTCACAAGTGCACCGTAAGTGTCTTTGACTTATTTTTATTCCTTATAGTCTTTAAGGTTTGGCATCCCGAGGGCATAACAATGTTTTTGACCatgtgtttggttgtttttaTCAGTTTGAGGGTTGTAACAAAGCATACTCTCGTCTGGAGAACCTGAAGACACACCTACGCTCGCACACTGGTGAGAAACCGTATGTATGTGAGCATGAGGGATGTAACAAGGCTTTCTCTAATGCCTCAGACCGTGCAAAACATCAGAACAGAACACACTCGAATGAGGTATAAACCAAACACTTGAACACACaaattaatatatacacaccaacTTAGACTTGCTTAAATGTACATTCTTTTTATCCTTAGAAACCCTATGTGTGCAAGATCCCTGGATGTACAAAGCGGTACACAGACCCGAGCTCTCTGCGCAAGCATGTGAAGACAGTTCATGGACCTGAAGCTCACATCACAAAGAAACATCGTGGAGACACAGGACCTCGACCACCAGGTTCGGCTCTGACCTCTTTAGGTCAAGGTTCAGAGCTGCTGGTCGAGAAAGAGGAAAGGACCAGGGAGGATTGCAAACTACTTGCTCCGGAGAACACACTGGTGTGTGACCTTCTTTCCTTCTTCTGTCAGTTCTACATGTcactaattacatttattaattatttataaactaAAATGCATTCTGTTTTGACTTGACTTTGTGTCTCTTTTACAAAGAAGTCACAACCAAGTCCTGGTGGTCAGTCGTCCTGCAGTAGTGAACGCTCTCCGCTAGGTAGCACAAACAACAACGACAGCGGCGTGGAGATGAACCTGAATGCAGCAGGTAGCCTGGAGGACTTGACAGCATTGGAGGATAAAGGAGGCACCAATATGGCTGAACCTAATGGGGGAGTGGGTTCCGTAGGCATGGGCATGTCTGCTCAAGCTCTGAAAAGGCTGGAGGACATAAAGATTGATAAACTTAAACAGATCCACAAGCAGACCCAACCAAGCCGGGGTGCCGGAAATAAACTACCAGCACTTTCAGGTAAATGTCATCTAGTAAACCATggccttttattttattataagtgTATGCTTGTAATAATTATGCTTAATGGGATTAAACAACGGTTACATTAAATCTGTTATTAAATAATGATTTCTGAtattatacttatatatacaGCTAATATTTCCTTTCTCTCTTTAGCATCAGGTGAGAAGATGGTCATGTGTGGTCCGTCCCCTTTGCTCTCTAACCGACGTGTGATGGAGCTGTCTACACCAGAACTGTGTGGAGCAGGCATGGCCGGAGTTTGCAGAATGATTATGCCTTGTCCACCCAATGACCGCCGTGGAAGTGGTACCAGTAGTCTAAGCTCTGCCTACACTGTGAGTCGCCGGTCCTCCTTGGTTTCCCCTTACCTGTCCAGTCGACGGTCCAGTGAAGTATCCCAAGTGGGCATTGGGGGTCATTGCCAGTCTGTCATGGGAAATGAAATGGGTGGGGACCCATTATCACCAGAGAGCAGCCACAGAACTGGATCATATCAGAATGCAAGTGGTTTGCCAGGTCTATCAAGTCTTACCCCTGCAGAGCAATACAGTCTGAAAGCTAAATATGCAGCAGCAACAGGTGGCCCACCACCTACACCTCTACCTAACATGGAACAGCCTGGTACCCCAGGTAGACGTGGtggttttttaaatgaatatggGGCACAGCCCCTGCCACCATTCCTACATCAAGCGGGCGCTAGGAGACATAGTGCCAACACAGAGTACGGAACTGGAATTATTTACCCCCACCAAGCACCTGGCAACAACGTAAGACGTGCCAGTGATCCAGTACGTTCTGCAGGTGACCCACAAGCTCTGCCTAAGGTCCAACGCTTTAATAGTTTAAGTAACATGGCACTAATGGGTCGCCGCAATGCCATGCAGCACTGCGGGTCTGATGCTAACCTTTCCAGGCACATGTACTCACCACGACCTCCAAGCATCACCGAGAATGTAATGATGGAGGCCATGGCTATGGAGCCTCAGGGAAACACCACAGATGGCAGGGTGCAGGGCAGTATGATACAAGGCGACGACAGGGCTTACATGAACTACCAGCATACTCAAACAAGCAATCAGCTTTCCCCGGGACATGAAGGCATGGGGTGCATGGATCCATCCTACCAGTCTCATATGCAGGGAAAGTACCACAGCCAGCATGGGAATACAGGTGTTGGTAAAACTATGGGTCAAAATGACGTGTCAAACACCCTTCTCCAACAGGCTGAATACAGTATGAGCACCTGTCAGCTCAGTCCCTCTGGACCACACTACCCTAGCCTGGGGCAGCCTCGTGAGGGACCCGGTCCCTGGGGACAAAATAACCAGCTCCACAATTCTCACAATGTGAGTATAGAAGGAAATATGCAGTACCAGGACACAAGAATGCAGGCACAGCAGTATTCTCAAGGTTTATACGATCCCAATGTTAACCATAACCATCAAAGGGTGACTATTAAACCAGAACAGTTTCATCCAGCAATGGGAGGTTCCAGTGCCTGCCAAAATTCCAAGCCTCTTCAACAGCAGCGCCAGCATAACACTATGGAAGTATGTCAGCAGGGATACACACCACAAACAAAAGAGCatgctttattaaataaatcatcCCACCCTAGCTGTGACTATGTTCATGGTCAGATGAAGACCCAGACTGATCATAGTCAACAGCAAAACCAGGCTGGATCATTCTCCCATAGTGGAAGCTTAAGTCTTGGCTGTGCAGGTTCTGTGTTGGCTGAGGATCAGAGGTCACGGACACCAATGCTGCAGGTAAAGGAGATGATGGTGCGGAACTATGTGCAGTCACAACAGGCACTTCTTTGGGAGCAACAAGAGCAACAAGCAGCAAACAACAGTCTTCCGAGGAAGACAGACATGGACATGGGAGATCAGACACCAATGATGCAGCATAGCCCTCAAGATCCACAACTTAATCAAAGCATCTACCAGAACAGCTACCAAGGCTACACAAATCAAAATGTCATGAGTCCCTCAGCACATGGTCGAGTATCCACTTCAGTGCCTGTAAGAGAACAGATGGTTGGCATGCAAGGGTCCTGCTACAACCATGATATGGTGCCACACCCTCCCCAGGGTCAAAAGTCACTGAGTCGGCAAAACAGCCTTTCCCAGCAGGCAAATGGGGCATACCTAGGAAGCCCACCTAACCTAAGCCCTAATAATTCTAATGCTAGCCCTAGAAGAGGAGTGCAGTTACCACCTGTTCCCCAACAGACAGAAAGTTTCTACTACTCAGGTCAGATTCACATGcaccacaacatggataagacTCTGGTACCCCAAGATGTACCCtgccagacacagcagcaccttACAGGGATAGACTCTTCTACAAAAGCAGCATATCCTCAGTCTGAACCTATGTCCAATACACTGGACAATCTGGACTTGGAGAATGCTCAGATTGACTTTGCTTCTATCATTGAGGATGCAGATCCTTCGTCGTATAGTCCAGTAAACCCACTTCTGGGAAACCAATCATCATCCCAGGCCTCCTCCCGCCTGACCACTCCCCAAAACTCCATCACACTTCCCTCTAGCCTATCCAACATGGCTATTGGGGATATGACATCCATGCTTACATCCCTCGCTGGAGAGAACAAATATCTGAACACACTGTCTTAAAGAGGACTTCAAATATTACATATGTTTTCAAAACATAGACCTATAACCAACACTCAGTGAAATGTTGCTGTGCCTTGCATTTCATTTGTTGGgactgttaataaaaaaaaactttgtttaaatgtaaatatatgatACTTTTAAATTAGAattgagtttaaactgagacaGTGATAGAAAGAAACTATCACATTCTTTATGAAATTATAAGGGAGTATGAAAAGATGTAAAGAAAGAGAGTGTTTCCTTTATTAAGGACTTTTAAAAGCTTCTTACAAGTATAATAAATGGTACAACACAACAGGACTAAAGTGCCTTGCCTATTGTGGCTGATGTACATGTACAATAGAGTTGACAGACAGGTGGATTGAGAAGGTACCGAACTCATAATGACCAACAGTGATTATGCCTATTTGCAGTGCAGTATTTAAAGCCTTAACAGTAATTATTCTTGGTGTTGAAATTGAATGTGGTGAAACACGAGAATGGATCTAGCGAAAACCATTCAACCTTCACTCTTTATGATTTCTGTACACATTTGTTTTCAGAAAGATAGACTTAGTCTAATGGCACAGATTTTTTTGGTTTACTTAAATATTTCTCCTATGTCAAGGTCTGGGTACACTCAGCTGATTTTAGTCTGACTACACAATTAAGGATTATATTTgaatatcatttacatttaaatatcacAGCTAAAAGGTTTTAATACCAGGCTCACGTTTGATGAGCACCCATTGCCGTCTCTCTGAAGTGTTATTTTATTGTGTCAAGTTTATCATTATGAGGTAAATTAGTCAGCTAACAGACCTTTGCAGCTTTGTAGTATTTCCAGGCCCAAACTGCAACACATCATACAAACTAGCCTATTAATATTGCACTGACAACAGCACTGAGCTGAAGAACAGTTATGAATTGAACAGAATTTTTTGTAATGATACTTGTAGTACAATATATGTATGGTACTGCGTTTAGGCAGTATTTATTTGACAAGCTATAGAACAGAATGTTCTTTGTTTTAGCACAACGATGAGCTGCCTTACCAACGTGTTACAAACTCTTTTAGTTCAAGTATTAAAATTCAACACATCCAACTGCTTCACTACAGCTGTCAATGACATACCAAAGATGATTAGCACTGGGAAGAGTGTGTGTGCACCCTTAAATGTCACCATTAAGGCAGTTATATGTCAATGCCTACTTAGTGCTGCATTGGagaatgtatttttttacattctttTTAAAAACGTTTTTGTGGATTTTGCGTTTTAAGTGTGTGTTCTTCTAGCATCTGtcacaattatttttttgctggCGAAAGATCATTAATGTAGCAATGCAATGGCATGATATTAGCAGTTATTACAACTATTTACCGGAAATCAAATGATATATTTTTTGCATAccattttctacatttttatacAAAGGTACTATATTCTacctgtttattaataaacacggCCTGTGATGGAAGCAAATTCTGTGTTGTCACGTTTTATGTTTGCATCCTAATAAGTATTGAAATTATGTAGAATGACTGTAGAATAG contains these protein-coding regions:
- the gli1 gene encoding zinc finger protein GLI1, coding for MPVVMQTHHGLYHYNTTDQPSKGLAPSVKSSFTKATSATVAPPCGQYQNSRPMYNSSYNPGACMDPYMRPPQAPPPHSMLGHRSVPPPEGGGGIPYCGQTNMMPAHHNYHNQSGPEHMSAGDGSRFSTPLSILKLSKKRALSISPLSDASVDLQTVIRTSPNSLVAFVNSRCGQNAASSYGHLSVGALSPSMGYSSSTNYQSRPQGNMYGTPLGHSPAPCHGAPTRLPPHNPRLNPILKQGHLKTEPILGSLMDGINVKSLEEHSDDVASPSSTGTQDPLLGLLEGRDDLDKEEKPEPEAIYETNCHWESCSREFDTQEQLVHHINNEHIHGEKKEFVCHWTDCSREQRPFKAQYMLVVHMRRHTGEKPHKCTFEGCNKAYSRLENLKTHLRSHTGEKPYVCEHEGCNKAFSNASDRAKHQNRTHSNEKPYVCKIPGCTKRYTDPSSLRKHVKTVHGPEAHITKKHRGDTGPRPPGSALTSLGQGSELLVEKEERTREDCKLLAPENTLKSQPSPGGQSSCSSERSPLGSTNNNDSGVEMNLNAAGSLEDLTALEDKGGTNMAEPNGGVGSVGMGMSAQALKRLEDIKIDKLKQIHKQTQPSRGAGNKLPALSASGEKMVMCGPSPLLSNRRVMELSTPELCGAGMAGVCRMIMPCPPNDRRGSGTSSLSSAYTVSRRSSLVSPYLSSRRSSEVSQVGIGGHCQSVMGNEMGGDPLSPESSHRTGSYQNASGLPGLSSLTPAEQYSLKAKYAAATGGPPPTPLPNMEQPGTPGRRGGFLNEYGAQPLPPFLHQAGARRHSANTEYGTGIIYPHQAPGNNVRRASDPVRSAGDPQALPKVQRFNSLSNMALMGRRNAMQHCGSDANLSRHMYSPRPPSITENVMMEAMAMEPQGNTTDGRVQGSMIQGDDRAYMNYQHTQTSNQLSPGHEGMGCMDPSYQSHMQGKYHSQHGNTGVGKTMGQNDVSNTLLQQAEYSMSTCQLSPSGPHYPSLGQPREGPGPWGQNNQLHNSHNVSIEGNMQYQDTRMQAQQYSQGLYDPNVNHNHQRVTIKPEQFHPAMGGSSACQNSKPLQQQRQHNTMEVCQQGYTPQTKEHALLNKSSHPSCDYVHGQMKTQTDHSQQQNQAGSFSHSGSLSLGCAGSVLAEDQRSRTPMLQVKEMMVRNYVQSQQALLWEQQEQQAANNSLPRKTDMDMGDQTPMMQHSPQDPQLNQSIYQNSYQGYTNQNVMSPSAHGRVSTSVPVREQMVGMQGSCYNHDMVPHPPQGQKSLSRQNSLSQQANGAYLGSPPNLSPNNSNASPRRGVQLPPVPQQTESFYYSGQIHMHHNMDKTLVPQDVPCQTQQHLTGIDSSTKAAYPQSEPMSNTLDNLDLENAQIDFASIIEDADPSSYSPVNPLLGNQSSSQASSRLTTPQNSITLPSSLSNMAIGDMTSMLTSLAGENKYLNTLS